A stretch of DNA from Solea solea chromosome 11, fSolSol10.1, whole genome shotgun sequence:
TTCACTGCTTAGCTTGTACTCAGCTGGGGCCCCTTGTCAGTCACAGCAGCGTCAGGGTTTTGCCTGGTTTCACTATTATTATGAGTTAACGAACACTCGAACCTTACATTGTTTATTTAGTTGTTAACGCACGGCGTGGTTCTGTTGTGCGTTCGATGCGCAGTAGTAAGACACGCTTATGCTGTTAGCTAATGTATGCTAACGTGCTAAACGGGTGCCAGTTAAGGgtggtgtgtgtgaggtgacAGGAATAATCGGGGCCAGCTCGAGTGGGGAAGACGAATTGAATCCTAGCTCTGCTGTTGTTTACACTCTCGTGTCAGATGTTTAGGCGTACGCGCACCCACTGGTTTAATTTTGCGTTAGTAATTTAAGCTAACAAATGCCAAGAGCAGGCTATCATGGGTCATATGTCTGTTAACATAGTCACTGACGCAAAACAAAAGGGGTTACAGTGCTGTGTGTATTTCTACTAGTTTTGGTTGTCACGAAAATAAGGTGGCTGTCAAATCTATGAGCTTTACTACAACATATAACCCACGCGAAGCATCCTCCCATCAACCCacacagaatttcaaaacaaGGTTACCTAGCTATTACTTTCATAGTCGATTAATATGTTTCTACTACTTTCTCAATCAATTAGTTGTAAAATGCTGAAACAAATCTAACAGTGTGTTTTCCATACCTACAAATTGAATCTTCTGAGATGCTGAAATCAGAgaacatacataaaaaaaacaagttattcaTTTTCAGATATATAAAACAGTCAAGGTAATTAACAACCCAAACAATGACCCCTTTCTTCCAACCCCTCTTTCCCGAAGCAGgctaagaaaaaaacaatattatctATTCTATAATGAGGACTTCTGTGGCCATctgcaaatatatatatcatagtATACTTGGAAAAATTACAGAGGAATACATATTCCAACACAAGCAAAACATTGAGGTATCACGTGGGTCCTCTCTGCACTGTGATGTGGTCAAGAAATGGTTGCCCTATCTGATGTAATCTCTTTGATTTCCCTAATACCTTAAATAGAATTTTCGGCATATATAGTATTTGAGAACttagaggatgatgatgattgaatgattgaatgatttTCTTAGCAATGACCATTCCGTACTGAATTGGCAGAACACTCTAGTGGCTTAGCATCTCGAGCCGTTGAGAACATACTCAGAtttattcatcattcatcaaAATTGTTGGCAGTAGGGATGCTGCAATTAATCGATGGTCagtcaattactaaatgaatcgaccatgtcaactattttgattattggTTTGAGTGGATTTTATGTAATCAAAAAAAATCCAGTATTTTCTGGATTCTTAACTGATAAACATTGTATTGATGACAAAATGGGATATTTGGGAACATCATAATtgtgaggtttgggaaacaccgatcaacattttctgatattttatggaatGATTAGTGGATTAATCGTAAGTTGCAGTCCTAACTTTGAACAAATGTTTCCTTCCTGTCATGTGTGCGTCTGACTGTAACGTTTCCATTTTCTTAATACCCTCCTGTGTCATTACAGTTTGGGGTGAGAAGAATCACAGCAACTTCTTTGGGTCTTCAAGATGAGTGACCTTTAACTCTGCAAATGCTTGAATCAAGGGAAGGAATAGACTCAACCCCCAAATACAAATATCGGTCTTTTAGACTGGAAACTAGTCGGGCTAGGAGCCAGTACCAGCAATGCCTGTAAGAAAGCATCCCTTCAGGCTGCAGCCTAGCTACGCCAGTTGAAATCAACGACCACTACATGCGTCTCTTGTCCAGAGGATGTGCTGCTGATTGCACGCAACATCTCACCCCCCACCAAAACGTGATTAACGTTGAGTGTGAGCCAGTGTGCAGAGTGAATAATGGTGGCAAAAAATGGTGCTTGAATTAAACATCCTGGTGCAGTGTGTGCCAAAAGGGGCGAGGTTTCCAAAAAGTCTAACAGCCGACTGATAGTCTGCTGCCGAAAAATGGATGCCAAGTTAAAAGAAGACCTGTTCCGGAGGTACGTGACGGCACTAGAGAGGCGcctggaggagggaggggaataCTCTGGGATTGGAAATGCACCAGAGTGGGACAAAAGCAGATACAAGGACAGTGAGTCTCTGCTCTCCACAGCCACGGCACTGCTCGGAGCCTACCAACCAGATCCGGCACAACGTTTCCACATGGTGCGTTTCTACGAATTGGTGGAGAACTCGCTCCGCTGCCAGAGAGGGAGCAACCTCAGGAGCCTGGAGAGAGCCTTCCGTACCCTGGAAACCATCTGTACCAACCTCCTGCTCTTCCCTTGGAAGAAGGAGTTCAGATGTATAAAGGTGAGTGACAGGAGTGAGTGAGTTCACCGAAACTTTATCCTTTCAAAGAGCTGACATTACAATCTTGTTAATTAAAACACCATCAGCATTCCCAGTAATGTGTaatcatatttacatttgtaaaagTGCCAGCCTATGTATAAGTTATGGTAGAAACTATTATTCCCTATTAATTATGTATTAGTAATTCTGATGTTTAGTACAAACCCAGATGGactttcctctttttgtttatttttttatgtatttttaatcgATTGCAAAATTAATCTTCAACTATTTTGCTAATCAATTCAatgggtttgagtgttttttgttttttataattaaacaaTCCCTCTGCGTTTCCAGCTTCTTCAGTGTgaatgtttctttgctccatgtaacaaagaaatcatgacaactgattaattttggtttgtggacgaaatAAGACAATTGAGCGCATCATCGTTTTGagggtttgggaaacaacaatcaacatttactcacattttgtggaccaaacgagTATtggattcattgagaaaatattgacagattaattaattcattaggGACAGCCCTAAAAACATTAGAGAATAATTGATTATTATAACAACAGATGTAACCCCTGTatgaaaaacaccaaaaaaactccagaaaaataagaaaaagtacTTTGTAATGGAATGAAATATTTATTGTCCAGTCATACTTTCAAGTCATATTCTCAGCTCCTTGTCTTCACAGTTATTTGACTACCTCTGTGTTTATAAGCACTTAACAATGACCTATACATCCTATAATAAAATGAACATCTGCAAATTATTCTTTGTAGGTCtggtttaattttaatttttagatttttgttttgtttttattttttgatacaTCATATATTGtagtaaatgtaaatacaatggTTATATCATCGACAATATCAAAAGTGTCAGAATTCAACATTTACATGAGAGGACTAACATGTGAGGTCTGTGTCATTGTAGATTTTAGGGTTATCATCTCCAGCTGTTCCAGACTTACTGACCCTCATTTTGATGAACTTGTTTCTCTTTTAGACCTTCACTGGCCCATACGTGTACCATCTGCAGTCAGCCATTGCCGAAGCTGAACTCCGCTCCCTAATGCGCACCATTGGCTACACATGTGACCATGATTTGCAGTTCCATTTGCAGGAGCACCCAGGAGGAGCGAATCATCTCCGCCAGTTGGCGTTTGAGCTCTTCCTGGCCCAGGCAGAGTGTCGCCTTCTGGGAGAGGTAGTGGCTCTAGCCCGTGGCTCAGCCTCCGAGCTGGAGGCCCTGGAGCTTCGCAGAGGCTGCAGGGACGACGCGGCTGGCTGTGCAGAGGCGCTCCGCAGACGTGACAGCCTCGGGGCGGATATGGTCCGGCTGTCTGTACGGCCGCTGGATATAGAGAGGCCTCACGCTCACCACCTCAGGCGAGGAAGCCGACCGTCGAAGTCTGTGGATGTTACAGATGGAGCTGGTCATTGGCACGCAGCAGTTAGCAAGCCTGTCTTAAAGGCCTCATTGAGCTTGAGGAAGGAGCCTCTGTTTGTGGATGCAGAGGAGGATATGAAGGATGAGATCCTCAGGCCCAGCAACTCAgcatctctctgctctgtggttgCTCCACCTTCCTTCAGCCCGGTCGCAGATTTCTTTCCAATTCAGTCACCTCCTCCGGCTGATGTTTACACTTCCTACCACCTGTCGTCTTTGGATGAGATTGACTTGTACACTGAGCGGGGAGGCGCCGGGACAGGAGGACGACAGACTCCCTCCCGACCTCCGTCCAGAGAGCCTCGGGATGCAAGGGACGGCTGGCTGCTCAAAGCCCATGGCAGCGTGAAGTGTCAGGGTTGCGGACTTGGCTGCTCATCTATGGCATCCTGCCAGAGGTGTGACATGATCCTCTGTGCCGCCTGTCACGATGTGGACCCCTCCCCCTGCTGTGGCCTCCAGGACTACCACCCCAAATCCCCACGCCCTCTGGACGGATACATCCCTGTCAAGGACAAGCTCTCCGTCTACTCCAACACCCACTCGCACTCTCATCTCCACCCGCACCCcctcacactgactcactcgCACTCTCACCCCCACCCTCAGCCCCAGATGGTGGAGAAGCCCCTCTTGTCCACGAAGCTGTTTCCAAGCAAATCCGTCGCCTTGACAACACCGAAGGGAGGTAGCAGCGAGCGAATGAGCATGGGGGGATCGCGGTGCGGGTTCTGCAACAAGCCAGGTGCATCGCACACCTGCGTGAACTGCTCCAAGGTGTCATGTGACTCATGCATGGGCCTGTACGCGAAGGATATCTGCACACGAAAGAATCCCCAGCACAGCTTTGTGCCCAACCATCAGCTCAACTTCAAATCTGGCACTATATCTCACCTGGTGTACCGATGAATCAAGCAGacagatttcttttctttctcccttAAACCCATGGTGTAGTGTTAGTACACTTACACTTTTGCTTTCAGCTCCATCACCATAACTCATTCACCATCTTGCCCTTTATctgatggacttttttttgctctctcaTAACAGTCTCTTGAACTTTGTACATTTTCTCTTACTATCAGTAGGACTCTGGTATGCACATGCCACAGAGAGCCATATCGCGTGCCCATCTCTCTGCCTTGTACAAGTTCAGGCCTTTTATATctatttcttcttccttcttcctgtACCTGCTCTTGAGTAGTCATGTGATGTTGTAGCGCTTCCCAAATCCTTCAAATTTTTGTCCGTTTTAAAAGGGAATctaggtgaaaaaaaagaatttttaTGTCGTCTCATCTTGAATGAATTCCGTCCAAATGAACATATTTACTTTGCCTAACTTCTCAGCTAAAGATTCCTctaatatataaataagtatatatatataaatatatatatataaatatatacgcacacaatatgtgtgtgtgagagtgtgtgtgagagtgagtgaaaatgtgcgtgtgtgtagaaAAGACGGAGCTTGCATTATGACAAAGCAGATCTTTTTAAACTTGAAAATAgtaaggaaaaaaacagataaaacatACACTGGAAGTCAGTAAAGTGGatagtatatattttttaatctattCTCCAGAACAATGTGAGACTGTTAAATGGGCATGAGGTCTGACATCAGTGTTTTGGGATATGAACTTGTGTTTCTTGGGGTTCGGGGAGGGCAATATCTCTACGGGACATGTTCAGGTCAGACACCATATATTCTATTTAAATGATCATGCTTTTGTAAATCAACCCCTCTATACTTTGTGGTTATATGGactgaggttaaaaaaacaacaacgctgcTCTTGACTTGGGATATTGAAGAATTGCGGTGTGTTGGCTTTATTCTGATAAGTAGATTGTTGAGTTGTGTCATTTCCAAGCCCCTCCCCCTTACCCCCCCGCTTTCATCACACTACTCCAGCCTCCGTGTACCGTGATGTTGCAGCTCCCCTCTTATTCTAGGTCGGTGGTTTCCCAGTCAGTCTCAGGTGGTGTCACACACAGGAAGTCTCACGCTGGGCAACGAATCAAGCAGTTGCAATTCTTGAATAGTGTGCGACGAGCTGATTGGTTTTTAGACAGTATGAGAGTGTGGTCTCAGACACGGTTTCTGTCTACCTCAAATGGCTTTAGCATATAATGCGGTTTTAGCCCCAAAAGCCTATGAAACACTATTTATGACATTCTTCTCCGATATGCCATTTGTTTGGAAAATATCTTACAATCGACTGATTTAGCTTCTGAAAGATGAGCAGAGGTTATTTATCTTGTGACGATACCTGACTGTCACAAAGACCCTGTGCTGTAGGCGGTCGTAGTTTGATTTGGTGAACACGAGAACACGAACACCTAGAGTTTGTATTGCGTAACTAAGTAGAATCGAGCGATAATGAATTACGACTGcatctgatgattattttcattgcGTATTGAGTTTGATTAAGTTATTGTTCGgttaaaaatttaatttttcaCCATTAAGCTGTAATCAAAAAATCTGTTCTTATTGAAAAACACGAACACTAAACTCTATTTTCATGTTGGTTGATCACATATTACTATAAATTGTTTGCTCATTCAACAGAAAGCCTAAAATGTCGCCTCTGGCATCTTAAAATTAGACATTAAACATTGTGGCTTCAACACAAAAGTACATATGAAATTGTTATTGTGCTGCATTTCACAGATATTTCTTTTTGTTGCACCCACTGATAAAATTTCAAGAATTTACAGCATTATATTTGTGTAGTTTGAAGACACtgaccattttcactttgaggCCTTTT
This window harbors:
- the spata2 gene encoding spermatogenesis-associated protein 2 — its product is MDAKLKEDLFRRYVTALERRLEEGGEYSGIGNAPEWDKSRYKDSESLLSTATALLGAYQPDPAQRFHMVRFYELVENSLRCQRGSNLRSLERAFRTLETICTNLLLFPWKKEFRCIKTFTGPYVYHLQSAIAEAELRSLMRTIGYTCDHDLQFHLQEHPGGANHLRQLAFELFLAQAECRLLGEVVALARGSASELEALELRRGCRDDAAGCAEALRRRDSLGADMVRLSVRPLDIERPHAHHLRRGSRPSKSVDVTDGAGHWHAAVSKPVLKASLSLRKEPLFVDAEEDMKDEILRPSNSASLCSVVAPPSFSPVADFFPIQSPPPADVYTSYHLSSLDEIDLYTERGGAGTGGRQTPSRPPSREPRDARDGWLLKAHGSVKCQGCGLGCSSMASCQRCDMILCAACHDVDPSPCCGLQDYHPKSPRPLDGYIPVKDKLSVYSNTHSHSHLHPHPLTLTHSHSHPHPQPQMVEKPLLSTKLFPSKSVALTTPKGGSSERMSMGGSRCGFCNKPGASHTCVNCSKVSCDSCMGLYAKDICTRKNPQHSFVPNHQLNFKSGTISHLVYR